In Fructilactobacillus cliffordii, a single genomic region encodes these proteins:
- a CDS encoding aminotransferase class I/II-fold pyridoxal phosphate-dependent enzyme: protein MPNPLVNHMNHEMLELSPSAILKFNDDVSQISNLIPLTLGEPDFPTPEHVKQAAIASINNDESHYAPTRGTAALRQAASDFLHQRYGLNYDPETEIIMTAGATGGIYAALTSILNPGDDVLIPTPIFPLYIPVTQLRGAYPVFMDTSKTGFVLKPEQLEETLAAHPNTKAIVLNFPSNPTGKTYDRAALEKLAKIIKQHNIFVISDEIYSELTYSGPHVSIANLLPAQTILLNGVSKSHAMTGWRIGIMAAPKDITDQLEKIDQFTITSTTTNAQAAATEALQNGAADTAAMKAEYERRRNFIVPALQDMGFKLANPDGAFYIFAKIPADQIQDSFEFSYDLARKGKVAVVPGKAFGPGGEGYVRISYATSMDNLQAAMQRIQEYLNRNE, encoded by the coding sequence ATGCCTAATCCATTAGTGAACCACATGAACCATGAAATGCTTGAACTGTCACCCTCCGCCATTCTAAAATTCAATGACGACGTGAGCCAAATTTCCAATCTGATTCCTTTGACCCTCGGGGAACCCGATTTTCCGACCCCCGAACACGTTAAACAAGCGGCCATTGCCAGCATTAACAATGACGAAAGCCACTACGCTCCCACCCGGGGAACAGCAGCGCTTCGGCAGGCCGCATCCGACTTTTTGCACCAACGTTACGGCTTGAATTACGATCCGGAAACCGAAATTATCATGACTGCTGGGGCAACCGGTGGAATTTACGCGGCTCTCACCTCGATTCTAAATCCTGGTGATGATGTTTTAATTCCCACTCCCATTTTTCCCCTTTACATTCCGGTCACCCAGTTACGCGGCGCCTATCCAGTCTTCATGGACACCTCCAAGACCGGCTTTGTGCTGAAGCCCGAACAGCTCGAAGAAACGCTAGCAGCGCATCCCAACACTAAAGCCATCGTCTTAAACTTCCCATCCAACCCGACGGGAAAAACTTATGATCGCGCTGCTTTAGAAAAATTAGCTAAGATTATCAAGCAACACAACATCTTCGTCATTTCCGACGAAATTTACAGTGAACTAACTTACAGCGGCCCCCACGTTTCGATTGCGAACCTCTTGCCCGCCCAAACCATCCTACTTAACGGAGTCTCGAAGTCTCACGCGATGACCGGCTGGAGAATCGGCATCATGGCTGCGCCTAAGGACATCACCGATCAACTTGAAAAAATTGATCAATTTACAATTACCTCTACCACAACCAACGCCCAAGCGGCCGCGACCGAGGCCCTCCAAAACGGAGCAGCAGACACGGCTGCCATGAAGGCCGAGTACGAAAGACGACGGAACTTCATCGTTCCCGCGCTCCAGGACATGGGCTTTAAATTAGCTAATCCCGATGGCGCTTTCTACATCTTCGCCAAAATCCCGGCAGATCAAATTCAAGATAGCTTTGAATTCAGCTACGACTTAGCACGTAAAGGTAAAGTGGCCGTCGTGCCCGGAAAAGCCTTTGGACCTGGTGGAGAAGGTTACGTCCGGATTAGTTACGCCACTTCGATGGACAATCTGCAAGCAGCA